From the Planctomycetota bacterium genome, one window contains:
- a CDS encoding transposase gives MARLARVVVPEVPHHVTQRGNRRQPTFFGDDDYEAYLDLMATWCRRHGVEVWAYCLMPNHVHLVATPPTEAALARALGEAHRRYTRRVNFREGWRGHLWQGRFASFPMDEAHLYRAVRYVELNPVRARLVRAPWRYRWSSAAAHMAGKDDRLVRVAPMLERVDDWREFLAEGLSVEEADEMRRHERSGRPLGGESFVLRLEGLLGRVLRRQRPGPKQGHRRARRARR, from the coding sequence ATGGCTAGACTCGCTCGCGTCGTCGTGCCCGAGGTGCCCCACCACGTGACCCAGCGCGGCAACCGCCGCCAGCCTACCTTCTTTGGCGACGACGACTACGAGGCCTACCTCGACCTGATGGCCACCTGGTGCCGCCGCCACGGGGTGGAGGTGTGGGCCTACTGCCTGATGCCGAACCACGTGCACCTCGTGGCCACGCCGCCGACCGAGGCGGCCCTGGCTCGCGCCCTGGGCGAGGCACACCGCCGTTACACGCGAAGGGTCAACTTCCGCGAGGGCTGGCGCGGCCACCTGTGGCAGGGGCGCTTCGCGTCGTTCCCGATGGACGAGGCGCACCTCTACCGCGCCGTGCGCTACGTCGAGCTGAATCCCGTCCGCGCGCGGCTCGTGCGGGCGCCGTGGCGCTACCGCTGGAGCAGTGCGGCCGCGCACATGGCGGGGAAGGACGACCGGCTCGTCCGCGTCGCCCCGATGCTGGAGCGGGTGGACGACTGGCGCGAGTTCCTGGCCGAGGGGTTGAGCGTCGAGGAGGCCGACGAGATGCGGCGTCACGAGCGCAGCGGGCGCCCATTGGGTGGCGAGAGTTTCGTCCTCCGGCTCGAAGGCTTGCTGGGGCGCGTCCTGCGGCGCCAGAGGCCCGGCCCCAAGCAAGGGCATCGGAGGGCACGGCGTGCCAGGAGATAA